A portion of the Chloroflexi bacterium ADurb.Bin180 genome contains these proteins:
- a CDS encoding Cellulase (glycosyl hydrolase family 5) yields MIHIEGQWFKDEFGRTLLLRGVNLGGSSKVPYSMAGAPGDCRGGAASHIREGFYEHRDVSFVGRPFPLEEAQEHLARLKSWGLTLLRLLVPWEAVEHAGPGQYDEAYLDYLVEMVRRAGEMGLRVFIDPHQDVWSRMCGGDGAPGWTLEAVGFDVTHLSETGAAIVHAIHGDPFPKMVWPSNYTKLAAATMFTLFFGGNQFAPRCTVDGKPVQEYLQRHYLHALLQVVRRLKGLPAVIGYDTLNEPSPGYIGWPDLSTPGGLLLDESPTPFQSMALGEGFTQELPVWEQRITGKRRVAVRRINPNGVRAWQEGWGCIWRQHGLWDVGGDGQPRLLKPGYFAEVNGSKVDFASQFLKPFWVRCLREIRTVDPEALLFLGGAPGGEPPAWSPEDGDRVAYAPHWYDGLTLYTKEFRSWLGLDIETMKLVLGPGRVRRSLAEQVARMPAQAQRLMGGIPTVVGEFGIPFDMHNKAAYRSGNWSRQVAALDNSISAMEAGRLSWTLWNYTADNNNLRGDWWNDEDLSVFSRDQQGAEARRDPLAHLGEGGRALPALVRPYPVATAGEPLSMSYDYRRREFRFEFRHDPDVTAPTEIFVPRCAYPKGCTVTVSDGTYEVDVEGQRLLWRHGTDLAEHTLVLRPAD; encoded by the coding sequence GTGATACACATCGAAGGCCAGTGGTTCAAGGATGAATTCGGACGCACGCTGCTGCTGCGCGGGGTCAACCTGGGCGGCTCAAGCAAGGTGCCCTACTCGATGGCCGGCGCGCCCGGCGATTGCCGCGGCGGCGCCGCCAGCCACATCCGCGAGGGATTCTACGAGCACCGCGACGTCTCGTTCGTCGGGCGGCCCTTTCCGCTGGAGGAGGCGCAGGAGCACCTGGCCAGGCTCAAATCGTGGGGCCTGACCCTGCTGCGCCTGCTGGTGCCCTGGGAGGCAGTGGAGCACGCCGGGCCGGGGCAGTACGACGAGGCCTACCTGGACTATCTGGTGGAGATGGTGCGCCGCGCTGGCGAGATGGGGCTGCGGGTGTTCATCGACCCGCACCAGGATGTGTGGAGCCGGATGTGCGGCGGCGACGGCGCGCCAGGGTGGACCCTGGAGGCGGTTGGTTTTGACGTCACTCACTTGTCCGAGACGGGCGCGGCCATCGTGCACGCCATTCACGGCGACCCGTTCCCCAAGATGGTCTGGCCCAGCAACTATACCAAGCTCGCCGCGGCGACGATGTTCACGTTGTTCTTTGGCGGCAACCAGTTCGCCCCGCGCTGTACGGTGGATGGAAAGCCGGTGCAAGAGTATCTCCAGCGGCATTATCTGCACGCCTTGCTGCAGGTGGTCCGCCGATTGAAAGGGCTGCCGGCGGTGATCGGCTACGACACGCTGAACGAGCCGTCACCGGGGTACATCGGTTGGCCGGACCTCAGCACGCCGGGCGGACTACTGCTGGACGAGTCACCCACGCCTTTTCAGTCGATGGCGCTGGGCGAGGGATTCACGCAGGAGCTGCCGGTGTGGGAGCAGCGCATCACGGGCAAGAGACGTGTCGCGGTGCGGCGCATCAACCCGAACGGCGTACGGGCCTGGCAGGAGGGTTGGGGGTGTATCTGGCGGCAGCACGGCCTGTGGGACGTGGGTGGCGACGGCCAGCCGCGGCTACTCAAGCCGGGCTACTTTGCCGAGGTCAATGGCAGCAAGGTTGATTTTGCCAGCCAGTTCTTAAAGCCGTTCTGGGTACGCTGCCTGCGGGAGATTCGCACGGTCGACCCGGAGGCGCTGCTCTTTCTCGGCGGGGCGCCGGGTGGAGAGCCGCCCGCCTGGTCGCCGGAGGACGGCGACAGAGTGGCCTATGCCCCTCACTGGTACGACGGGCTGACCCTGTACACCAAAGAGTTCCGCTCCTGGCTCGGGCTGGATATCGAGACGATGAAGCTGGTGCTGGGGCCGGGCCGGGTCAGGCGCTCGCTGGCCGAGCAGGTGGCCCGTATGCCTGCGCAGGCACAGCGGCTGATGGGCGGCATTCCCACGGTGGTGGGCGAGTTCGGCATTCCCTTTGATATGCACAACAAGGCTGCGTATCGCAGCGGCAACTGGTCGCGGCAGGTGGCTGCGCTGGACAACAGCATCTCGGCGATGGAGGCCGGCCGGCTGAGCTGGACCCTGTGGAACTATACCGCGGACAACAACAACCTGCGCGGCGACTGGTGGAACGACGAGGACCTGAGCGTGTTCAGCCGCGATCAGCAGGGCGCGGAGGCCAGGAGGGACCCTCTGGCCCACCTGGGTGAGGGCGGGCGCGCCCTGCCGGCGCTGGTGCGGCCCTACCCGGTGGCCACGGCGGGAGAGCCGCTGTCGATGAGTTATGATTACCGGCGGCGTGAGTTTCGTTTCGAGTTCCGCCACGATCCGGACGTGACCGCGCCGACCGAGATCTTTGTGCCGCGCTGCGCCTATCCCAAAGGTTGCACTGTGACCGTATCGGATGGGACGTACGAGGTGGACGTGGAGGGTCAGCGGCTGCTGTGGCGTCACGGCACGGACCTGGCCGAGCACACGCTGGTGCTGCGGCCGGCGGATTGA
- the ssuC_3 gene encoding putative aliphatic sulfonates transport permease protein SsuC, which translates to MAGTAKAQSKLDLKRMGTTYGPPAALLLLFFAVWQSATWLGRIEAYLLPSPVDVVRAGWEARSLLSGHVQQTLRETLLGFGLAVAAGVALAVLIDLSSLLRRAVYPLLVVSQTVPIMTLAPLLVIWLGYTIWPKIIVVGLMCFFPIVVTTADGLQAADPDQLALLQSMGASRWQMFRLVRAPGALPALFSGVRIAATYSVVGAIIGEWVGASRGLGVFMLRAANSFRTDWVFSAIAVTSLLSILLFLAVSAAERLALPWYYTSARAERWEELEAPPAKAASSKEGK; encoded by the coding sequence ATGGCCGGAACCGCGAAGGCACAAAGCAAACTCGACCTGAAGCGAATGGGGACCACCTACGGTCCGCCCGCCGCTCTGCTGCTGCTGTTCTTTGCCGTCTGGCAAAGCGCTACCTGGCTGGGGAGAATCGAGGCCTACCTGCTGCCTTCGCCGGTGGATGTGGTGCGGGCGGGCTGGGAGGCGCGTTCGCTCCTGTCCGGCCACGTTCAGCAGACCCTGCGCGAGACGCTATTAGGCTTTGGTCTGGCCGTGGCGGCGGGTGTGGCTCTGGCGGTGTTGATCGACCTTTCGTCGTTACTCAGGCGCGCGGTCTATCCGCTGCTGGTGGTCAGCCAGACCGTGCCCATTATGACCCTGGCGCCGCTGCTGGTGATCTGGCTGGGCTATACCATCTGGCCCAAGATCATCGTCGTGGGGCTGATGTGTTTCTTTCCCATCGTGGTGACCACGGCCGACGGCCTGCAGGCGGCGGATCCGGACCAGCTCGCCCTGCTGCAATCGATGGGCGCCAGCCGCTGGCAGATGTTCCGCCTGGTGCGGGCGCCTGGCGCGTTGCCGGCGCTTTTTTCAGGGGTACGCATCGCCGCTACCTACAGCGTGGTTGGAGCGATCATCGGCGAATGGGTGGGCGCCAGCCGCGGTCTGGGTGTGTTCATGCTCCGCGCGGCCAACTCGTTCCGCACCGACTGGGTGTTCAGCGCCATTGCCGTAACCTCGCTCTTGAGCATCCTCCTATTTTTAGCCGTATCCGCGGCCGAGCGGCTGGCCCTGCCGTGGTACTATACCAGCGCTCGCGCCGAGCGCTGGGAAGAGCTCGAGGCGCCTCCCGCAAAGGCGGCCTCGTCGAAGGAGGGGAAATGA